CGAGTCGAGTCGTCCAGAGGCAGCCCTGTATGAAACATCCAGGTGATCCCCAACCAGGTACGAGACTCAGTGCCTTTGAGCCACGGATACTTGTCACCCGCATAATCGGAATTCTTGAACTCCTCGATGTTGAGCAATTCATTCCACTGATGCGGCCCAAGCACGGCAAATCTGTTGCCATCATCAGGAACATCGTTGACATTGAGTGCCTGAAAAACCGACAGGGCCACGCCCTTTTCAAACCCTTTCGAGCCATTGCCAATGATGTTGGTGGCCAAGTCCATCTTGCCGATGAGCAATTCATCAATCTTGCGACCAAGGGCGTAACCACCGGCGTCCAACGCAGTCTGACTGATTGACAGATCGTCCACTTTTTTCTGGTCGAGTCGGCCAATGTATTCGGCGGCGTACCAGTCTTCCAGTGTGCAGGTCACAGAGCTGTGTCCCAGATTCATGAGCGGCACGTTTCCATGACGGGATTTCTTTCCGGCCTGCCCCCGTCCGACTTTGCGGAAATGCAGTTTTTGACCGGATACACCGGTCTTGCGCCGTACCGTCTTGCGCAATTTTGATCCTTTCTGCTGGTACGCCACATGCGCACCGGCTTCCCATTTTTCGACAAAGGCATTGGTAATGCTCACGGACATACTGTCCCTCCTGTGATTGTGTTCAACAAAACGCCTCGGATCAATCCGGGTGTCCCGTTCGCTGAAACCATGGAGGGTATCCTTTCGGGCCTCCGGTCCCGTCGGGGCCGGGCGGCAGGATAACGCCCCTGCCGCATGGCGATGACCTTATTCCCCGGCAAGAAGCCGGAAGCCGTCATTGACTTTTTTGACAAATGCCTCATCCCGTTGATCGGATTCAGCATATTTAGGATCTTTCATCATATTGGTCAGCTCCGCCTTGCTCAGCGGCATGTCTCCACCGCCACGACCACCGACCGGTCCCTTTCCACCCTCGATGTGCAAGGCATCAGCAATATTGTTCAGGCTCTTGATGATGTGCGGATTGATTCCCGCTCCACTTTCCTGAATGAGCTTCACCGCGTCATCAGTAAACACCGCGTCCAACACCCGCTCGCCTCGATCGATATGCCAGTCGAGAGTGTCCACGCCATATTCTTTTTTCAAAGCGGCTTCGGACGCCTGAAACGCTTCATCATAGGCTGCCTTTCTGGCTTCCATGTTGGCGGTTCGTGTCTCGTCCACCAGATCGAGAACAGCCTGCATCCCCTGCGGAGGCGCACCTGTCTCAAACATGATTTCAGCCATTTTCGGAATGAGGGAATCCTCACCAAAATCGTGCATGTTCAACCCGGAATTATAGTCCTCCAAGGACTCCGGCATTCCCGCCAGCTCACGCAATTGAGACTTGAATGCGGCCTTGTCCTCATCAGATGCATCCTCGCCAAGAGGGACCAGCCCATGGGCCTGTTTCCCAAGCTGTTTCTGAGCATGAACAAGGGCCTTGATTGCTTCATTCGGATTCTCATATTTTTGAAGCGAGGGATGCTCACGAATGGGAATCACTGTCTCGGTGCCGTCTTCGTTGGTATTGGCAATGGTCCACCCATCGCCTTCGGGAAGGGTTGCGGTCCAATGACTTTCTTCCTGACCGGTGTCCTGAACCTGGGCGGTCTCTTCACTCATCACACATCTCCTGTTCGAGTTCTTCGGGGTCAATCCCCATTTTTCTGGTTATATCGAGAAACACAGACCTTCGGCCTTCGTTGAAAGCCGTGGCATCAGGGCATCCGGCAACGTAGCTTCGAGAATTCATGCAACACGTTTTATACAAATCCCTGAGCACCTCCTGCCCCATTGGTGATTTGAAAACGCCCCGATAATGCACCTGAATATCCGTATGATTCAAAAAGCCTTTGAAAACTCTGAACCATCTCAAATTGATCTTAGGCATTGCCTGCCACCCCCTGCATTCCCGCCATCTTCTGTGCCATGTCAGCACCCATGGTCGCCTTTTGCATGGCCGCTTGTTCTTCGGCTTGCGCAGCCCGACTCTCCCGGGCCTCTTGCCGCGCCTTTTCCGCCACCATCAATTCCGCTGGCGGATTGAAACGTTTTTCATAAATTCGCATGGCTGCATCATTATCCAGATTGTCCAACACGGACTGATCCCCGGTCCGCTCCACGATCAAGGCCGCTCGATCATACATCTGGTCAGTGGCTTCCACGTCCGCACCGTATCGCATGGCCCGGACAAGCGGCCCGGTCAGTACGACCTTGAGCGAATCCTCACCCATGGACTCCGGAGCCGGACGAATCAACCCCTTGCTCATGCAGATATCAAAAGCATTGAGCAACATGGGGGTCGGTATCCGATTGAAGAACCGGGAGAAAAACGGTTCCATGTTCGTGGCCTTCTCCAGCTTGCGCATCTGACGTTCCCCCAGGGTTACGCCAGATCGGATTTCCTCCATTTCAAAAGCCGCCCGACAAAAATGCATGTCAATGATCGCCTGCTTGCGAGCCATGAGATCAACACCAATACCCGGATCACCAACCGGCATGGCCTGAACCGGCGGTTTGTCTCCGCTCGTGAAATCGGCAAACGTCACGGACGACGCACCATTGCGAATGGGACCGGTTACGGCGTCATTCTGAGCCATCACCGGCGGGTCAATCCGTTTTTCCCCACCGCGCATGACAGTACGATCCATGGAATTGAGCTGCAAAATTTCGGTAATAGCCTTTTGTGCCGGACCACTGGCCGGTTTCACAGTCCCGAACGCAAGAAACGGAAACCGGGAGAATCCGGCCTCGAACACCGTTTCCTTCTTGGATATCTCGGCATAGACTTCGGCAAAGGGCATGTTGAGCGCACCCGGGACCTTGGGATTCCGCTTGGTACGAGGAAAGACGGCATGAAGAAATTCCACATCCGTATCCAGTTCCTTGTCCTTGATATGCTCGGCCACCACGGCACCGGCCTTGCCCTGAAACTCCCTGTCCCATTCTCTGGCCGTCTTGGTCACCTTGGCGATGGCCGTGTCCGCATTGCCATCACTGTCCGCAAAAAAGACATATTCAAACGGCGGTCGTGTATCGAAAAAAAGCGTCTGCTTCCGGCCTTCCTTCATGAAGACGGTGCAGCGATTGGCATACCCGGCATCCAGCAATCCCTCGTGAATTTCTTCAGCCATGTTGGACCCGATAAGCGCGGACAGCACCACCTGATCCACATGTTGCAACCACGCCCGGTGCTCCCGGACCTTGGCCGATTCTTCATTTTCGGTGGTAAAGTTGAACCACAACATATCGCGGGGCATGGTGGTTCCCTGCGTCCCCGACGCCCAGGTATCCATGTCGGTCTCGGCATAACTGGTGATCTTCCTGAGATTCTTCTTTTGCGCCCGAGACTTCGGCCCGGTATTGACATTCGCCTTGCGCGGCTTGCAAAATAACGCCGCTTCCTGCGCGTCGATCTTGTCCTGAATCACCCGCTTGCAGCCGGACTCATACTGCCGGAGCAGATCGTCAAACCGTGTGTCACTCAATGGCATCCCCTACCCCCACAACTTTTGCATGAGCACAGGCGCACGATAATCCACCCCATCCGCACCGGTCTTGTTCAAAAGACTCTTGCCTCGCCTCGGCTTCCTCGATTCTTTCGGCTGATTTGGAGCCATTCCCCTTTTGATATATTTCGTTGTCTGCGTTTTGGCATCCCACACCAAGTCCGCCGTCATCTCATTCAAATCACCATTCTTCATCAACCCCACGTTCCCCTTGCCGCCTCTCAAACCTGTCATTTGCTGATTACTAGGATTGGAAGCAGAGGGCGTTTTGTTGGATGTACCAAAAAAGGAATGGTAATCAGCCAAAGTGTCATATGCGGTAAGCACATTAGCAAACCCTATAGGATTCAAGGAAAAAAGACCGCGAACGCCATTCAGCACATCCATCCCCATACCGATCCTATCAGGTGCCAACTTACCATT
This DNA window, taken from Pseudodesulfovibrio sp. JC047, encodes the following:
- a CDS encoding phage capsid protein; this translates as MSVSITNAFVEKWEAGAHVAYQQKGSKLRKTVRRKTGVSGQKLHFRKVGRGQAGKKSRHGNVPLMNLGHSSVTCTLEDWYAAEYIGRLDQKKVDDLSISQTALDAGGYALGRKIDELLIGKMDLATNIIGNGSKGFEKGVALSVFQALNVNDVPDDGNRFAVLGPHQWNELLNIEEFKNSDYAGDKYPWLKGTESRTWLGITWMFHTGLPLDDSTRKCFAYHQTALGLAEAEEVKGFLDWVPDKAEHLADSMLSAGACLIDPEGVIEIQCNDDSVIV
- a CDS encoding portal protein, which translates into the protein MSDTRFDDLLRQYESGCKRVIQDKIDAQEAALFCKPRKANVNTGPKSRAQKKNLRKITSYAETDMDTWASGTQGTTMPRDMLWFNFTTENEESAKVREHRAWLQHVDQVVLSALIGSNMAEEIHEGLLDAGYANRCTVFMKEGRKQTLFFDTRPPFEYVFFADSDGNADTAIAKVTKTAREWDREFQGKAGAVVAEHIKDKELDTDVEFLHAVFPRTKRNPKVPGALNMPFAEVYAEISKKETVFEAGFSRFPFLAFGTVKPASGPAQKAITEILQLNSMDRTVMRGGEKRIDPPVMAQNDAVTGPIRNGASSVTFADFTSGDKPPVQAMPVGDPGIGVDLMARKQAIIDMHFCRAAFEMEEIRSGVTLGERQMRKLEKATNMEPFFSRFFNRIPTPMLLNAFDICMSKGLIRPAPESMGEDSLKVVLTGPLVRAMRYGADVEATDQMYDRAALIVERTGDQSVLDNLDNDAAMRIYEKRFNPPAELMVAEKARQEARESRAAQAEEQAAMQKATMGADMAQKMAGMQGVAGNA